Below is a window of Pyrobaculum aerophilum str. IM2 DNA.
CCTCTGCTCCTCCTCCTTCTTCCTCCACTCCAGTACGCGGGACTCCTCGTTCTTTATGTAATCTATGGCGCGTATGCGTTAAAATATTGCCTTAAATCTCGCTTAAGTTGTTTTTAAAAAGGCGCGGAAATACGTGGAAGAGGCGCCGGGATGCATCGCGGCGGTAGAGGAGGCAGTCAAGCCGGCAGTTGTAGCCGCCGCCGGCCTGGCCGGATACGCGGCGCTACACGACGGGCTGTACTCAACGGCTGTTGTGTCAGCGACGGCCGCGGCGGTAGTACTGGCGAGGGAGGGGGCCTTTGAGAGGGCAGTGGAGTACGTAAGAAGGGCCGCCGAGGCGGCGTATGAAGCCGCGAGGGAGGTATTCGAAAAGGCGAGAATAACGTTGCAGAGGCTTTACGAGCTGTTTGTAGAGGCGGTGGCGAGAGTCCTTGACTACGTAAGAGCGCATTGGTTCATAATGGCCGCCGCGGCGGCCGGGCTGATGGCGTGGGTAGTGGCGCAACAACTGGACTACACGCTTTGGCAGAACCACATAGCGCTTAACGCCGGGGCGATAGCGGGACTGGCAAAGGCGGCTGGCGTTGGCGATAAGTGGAAGGAAGTAGGGAATGCGGTATTGACAAAAACAGCAAGCGAGAAAGAGATTGTAGAGCGCGCCGCCCAGCTAGGCCTTGACAAAGGCGTTGTGGAGAAGGCGGTAAGCGCCTTCTCAACGCTGAGACACGCGATGGATGAGAAGCAAATAGAAAATGCAGTGTTAGAGTTAAGGCGCTTGACGAGTTACGTGCAGGCGATGAAAGCCGCCAACTACAAAAAGGCCCTTGAGGAGGCCTCTAAGGCGTGGTATGAGCAAAGAGATCCCGCGGCGCTTTGGGCTCTGGCAGTACTTGGCGCTAGGGAGACCGGCAAGAGCGTAAAGGTCTTTGAAGATGACGATGACAGAATAGCATATCTAATAGCCTCCTTCACGCTATTAAACCACTTGAGGGAGTTTGTAGAGCTGAAGAACAAGTCCTACAAGGCGCTTGAAAGGCTGGAAGGAGCTGTGAAAAGCGGCAGATTTGCCCTTAGCGACGTATGGGGTGACCTCAACGTGTTGGTAGAAGCCGCGGAAAGGGCGAAGGGAGGTTACCAACGAGCTGGACAGAATTGCATATAGGCTGGAGGGAGCTGGTTACAGCGGAATTGCCGAAAGGCTGAGAGTGGCTACGGAGAACGTAATAAGGCTTGCGGAGGCTACGCGAGACGATCTTCCCAAGATAGACGCCACTAGAGGAGAGAGGACAGTGACCGCTTTGCTATCGCTTGTAACTGGCGGCCTATTCGGCGTCACTGTGGAGAGGGCATTGGCGGAAAGAGGCAAATGGACAGTAGGCGCTCTTGGCATTGCGTCAGCAGTTAGGAGTACACCCTCAAACTTCTACAACGCGTTTAGCTCAGTCAGCGGCGATGAGAAGCCTTCAGAGGCCAAAAAGCTGACCTTCCGCATTGCCACTTTGCTGGCAGATCCCGCAATGAGAGAAATACTGGCCGGCAGACAGGGCGTGGAAGTACGCGTAGAGCAAAAAACAGAAAACGGCAAAAAGTACATTTATATCACGTTTGTAGACAAGGACGGCCACGAGCTCCTCAAAGCCCCATGGGATGCCGACAGGGGGTTAATGCCGCTTTGGGCTGAGGGAGAGGTAGTAGAGCTGTTTAAAGAAGTTGGCAAATTGGCTGTGGCTGTCTCCTCCGGCTCTAAACCGCTGGAAGAGCTGAACGAGGAGGAATGGAAAAAAGTGGTAGAAACAGTGAGGAGGGTGAAAAAGGCAATTGAATGGACCGTCAAGGCCGTTGCAATCGGCGCACTGCCCACAGACGCTGTCCTATTACCTGGGTCTGAGTACGTCCGCGGTACCTCCTCCTACCTCTCGCAGACATTTACCTATTGGGCGCTAGCTAAGGACAGAATTGGGCTCGTAAGAGTATACCCCTCCGAAGAGGGGCTAAAGCCGATGTGGCGCGTTGAGGGCAAGTACACTGAGGCGGTGCGCGAGGTGCTGAGTGTAAGCCGCGCCGTGTTTGAAAATCTATTGACACCTAACAAACAGTCGGAAGGCGGCGTTGATCTGAAGGTGGCTCTAACTGATGTTAAAATGAATGATGAATTAAAGAAGGCCTTGGAGACGGCGGCCGGCGAGTTCTGGGAGCGCGTTAATGAGCTGTTAGCACTGTGGAAACAGCTAGAAGAGGAGGCAAAGGAGAAAAAGGACGAAGAGAGGAAAAAGGTGGTAATGGAGGTAGACAAGCTGGGCAAATACCTCCGCGTCCTCCTCCCGCTGGCATATGCCGTAGAGGCGCGCAAGATGGGTGAACTGTCTAGAGAGGAGGCGGCCCTTGCGGTGATTTTCGCTGTGTTGTACGATGGGACTGTGTTTAGAGACGAAATTCTGCTTTTCATCGGCGGCCCTGAACACGTGGAAAGCCCGATTATGACCCGCGACCACTTCACCGCTTTCTGGCTGTGGGCTCTGAAGGAGCTTGGCCTTAAGCCAAGCTCAGTGTATAGGGGCAGAGGCGCGCACCATATTGCCTTCAAAGGCGCCGAGCTGAACGGCTTACTGGAGGCTGTAACGCCGGCGCTACCCGCGTTGCACGAGCTTAGGGATGCCCTGACAGAATTCGCCGACGCGTTTAAAGTCGTTACCCGCGAGGCGGTTAAAAGGAAATTCGGCATTGACTGGGGTTACGACGTGAGAAACGAAATGTTTTTCAAAAAGCTAGAGGAAGTTGTTACAATGGCAGAGGACTACGTCTACAGAAACGTCACAGTGGAGAGGGATCAGCTGGACACAAGCGGACAGTTGCCAAAGACTGTCATCCGCTTTAAGCTTGGCGGGGAGGAGGTGGCGTACATAACCGTATACTGGACTGGCAGTAAGCTACTAGCCCAATTCGACGGCTCTCGAGAAAAAGCCGAACAGTTAGCCTCTATCATTACGGCTTTGGGCGGCAAGGCGGAGGTCAAACCAAAGAATGCCAAATGGACTGTTCACCTCCACACCGACGGCATAATTGCCATTCGCCATGACAGCTGGTTAAATGCTGTGAAGGGCTTTGTTGACGAACTTTACAGTAAGGGGCTGATCAGCGAGGATAGATACGAACAGTTGGTGAGGGACATAGCTACAGGCCCCAACACCGTCAACTATGCCGGGGTGGAGTTCTCGGTTTATCACAAGACGGAAGGTAAATACGATTTTTTAGAAATAAGGTATCACCCAGGCAACGAGGCCTCTAAAAATGCCGTTGTGAACGCCCTAAAGGCAAGAGGGCTGAAAGAGGGTGTACACTTCACTGTGAAAGAGTACGGCGACTACGAAATTCACGTGGCTGTTGAATCGTATACAAAAGCTTTGGAAGCCTTGGCACGTAGCTGGCTGAGAAAGGGAGAGTACTACGCCATTGATGACAGAAAGCGTGTAATCAGCGTCAAGGCGGAGCACAAAGACGCAGTTGTAAATACCCTAAAAACCGCTGGGCTGGAGGAGGATAGACACTTTACGGTGAAGTGGGACGGATACTACGTAATTCGTATTACATATGAAGGCCTCCGCGAAATCCAGCGTATGGCGCTAAACGGCGACGTGGAGGCTGAGCGCTTTATAAGGGAGCTTGAGGATGTGCTGAGGCGCCGCCACGGCCAAAACGCAGTGAAAAGGCTGATTGAAGTGTTGACGCCGGCGAGGGAGGAGGGGACGATAGATTTACCGCTAGAAGTGCGCGACGAAAGGGGCAACGTGGTAGCCCGCGTTGTGGACTTGAGGTATGAATTCGTAATGGGCGATCAACCCGTTGGCCAGTGCGCCGGGGAGGACTGCCGCCTGCGCATAATAGTGGAGTACGAGACAGAGGGGGAAAGGAGACAGCTAAAGATAGTATGTTACTGGGTTAAGAAACAGAAAGAGAAAGGCAACGCAACAGTCACATACTACTATGAAGCGGCATGGTCGAGAGTCAAAAACGATGTGGAAGCCGCCGTGTTGAAGGCGCTGACGGGAAAGGCGAAGAGGGGCAGAGTGCAACTCTTTTCCAGCGACTTAGACACCCTGTACCGCTTTAAGGCCCTAAAGGATGCCGTAGATAAGTGGAGAGGGGGAAAGCCACAGAGTGTTGTTCAAAGACGAGGTATATAAATGTGTAACATTATACGCAAGGGCTCCAGTGACTAGTCCCAAAACGCCCTAGTAGCGGCGAATTGTTTTTCTGCGTCTATAATCGCCGCCCACAAGTCTTCGCCCTGAATTACTTTATTGAGAATCCGCACTGCCGTCTTGGGGCCGACGCCGTGTGCGAGCTGTACTAATACGCCAAGTCTGCCGTGTTCTAACACGAGAGATGCGCTGAGTTGCAAATACTCCAATATTTTCCTCTCCTCTGGATCAAGTTTTTGTTTTATTTTAAACTTTTTAATTACTTGCCTGGCCTTTTCTATATTAAAACCTTTAACTACTGCTAGAGCCTTTACGCCGCAGTTTTGGCACGAAATGTCTTCAGGCAACATAGAGGCCTTTGATATATATGACCACCCGCAGTTGAGACAGAGGAGAGTGGCGTATTTGTTCATAATTCTCTTTCTGGCCAAATCGGCTAAAGACTCCTTTGAGAGGCCCTTAAAGGAGAAGTCCAGTCGCAAAGCCTCTTCAAGAATGGGCTTTTCCAGCGCAGTGGGTTTTGCAAGCCTTCGAAATATAAGCGGCATTTCGCCACTTGCCACTTTTTCGAGTAGCGTGAAGAGGGCCTTTACGTCAAGTTTCTCAACGAAAATCTCGTTGAGAGTT
It encodes the following:
- a CDS encoding PaRep2b protein is translated as MATENVIRLAEATRDDLPKIDATRGERTVTALLSLVTGGLFGVTVERALAERGKWTVGALGIASAVRSTPSNFYNAFSSVSGDEKPSEAKKLTFRIATLLADPAMREILAGRQGVEVRVEQKTENGKKYIYITFVDKDGHELLKAPWDADRGLMPLWAEGEVVELFKEVGKLAVAVSSGSKPLEELNEEEWKKVVETVRRVKKAIEWTVKAVAIGALPTDAVLLPGSEYVRGTSSYLSQTFTYWALAKDRIGLVRVYPSEEGLKPMWRVEGKYTEAVREVLSVSRAVFENLLTPNKQSEGGVDLKVALTDVKMNDELKKALETAAGEFWERVNELLALWKQLEEEAKEKKDEERKKVVMEVDKLGKYLRVLLPLAYAVEARKMGELSREEAALAVIFAVLYDGTVFRDEILLFIGGPEHVESPIMTRDHFTAFWLWALKELGLKPSSVYRGRGAHHIAFKGAELNGLLEAVTPALPALHELRDALTEFADAFKVVTREAVKRKFGIDWGYDVRNEMFFKKLEEVVTMAEDYVYRNVTVERDQLDTSGQLPKTVIRFKLGGEEVAYITVYWTGSKLLAQFDGSREKAEQLASIITALGGKAEVKPKNAKWTVHLHTDGIIAIRHDSWLNAVKGFVDELYSKGLISEDRYEQLVRDIATGPNTVNYAGVEFSVYHKTEGKYDFLEIRYHPGNEASKNAVVNALKARGLKEGVHFTVKEYGDYEIHVAVESYTKALEALARSWLRKGEYYAIDDRKRVISVKAEHKDAVVNTLKTAGLEEDRHFTVKWDGYYVIRITYEGLREIQRMALNGDVEAERFIRELEDVLRRRHGQNAVKRLIEVLTPAREEGTIDLPLEVRDERGNVVARVVDLRYEFVMGDQPVGQCAGEDCRLRIIVEYETEGERRQLKIVCYWVKKQKEKGNATVTYYYEAAWSRVKNDVEAAVLKALTGKAKRGRVQLFSSDLDTLYRFKALKDAVDKWRGGKPQSVVQRRGI